In Aspergillus fumigatus Af293 chromosome 2, whole genome shotgun sequence, a genomic segment contains:
- a CDS encoding putative UDP-N-acetylmuramate dehydrogenase, giving the protein MCSKVCAQSLGLDYWSQTTDVQLSNVGSAIGTTAPFEAFWKIGKCKSPQSCRLQTMCVYYTGASCLVQGFLGNADRFFKNAVMNQLAYDVLQAVHPEVSVFLRADGSQVIPTAWLIERCGWKGRRIGRVGVYDQHALVIVYYGSVNGFDVLEFASRIREGVMGRFGIWLEFEGSVVAGKRDETQMIWRDYVELCREYVLTAEERHLWRSKYDAIRVDAIALYSVHVHQMDALYLSMYDSGLHQDFTETLAGQLTQPLESTPYQATNP; this is encoded by the exons ATGTGCTCGAAAGTCTGTGCGCAATCGCTTGGACTTGATTACTGGAGCCAGACGACAGATGTCCAATTGTCAAATGTCGGTTCGGCTATAGGGACA ACGGCTCCATTCGAAGCATTCTGGAAAATTGGGAAGTGCAAGTCCCCACAATCCTGTCGGTTGCAGACGATGTGTGTCTACTACACAGGAGCAAGTTGCCTGGTCCAGGGTTTTCTCGGAAATGCGGACCGTTTCTTCAAGAACGCAGTTATGAACCAGCTTGCGTACGACGTTCTGCAGGCTGTTCACCCAGAGGTCTCTGTATTTTTGAGAGCAGACGGCTCCCAAGTGATCCCAACAGCTTGGCTGATCGAGAGATGCGGctggaagggcaggagaATTGGCCGCGTGGGAGTGTATGACCAGCATGCTCTCGTCATAGTGTACTACGGCAGCGTGAATGGCTTTGATGTCCTGGAGTTTGCCAGTCGAATACGGGAGGGTGTGATGGGCCGATTCGGCATATGGCTTGAGTTTGAA GGATCCGTGGTTGCGGGGAAACGTGACGAAACCCAGATGATCTGGAGAGATTACGTGGAATTATGCAGAGAATATGTGCTCACAGCAGAAGAGCGGCATCTGTGGAGGAGTAAATATGATGCAATCCGAGTTGATGCGATTgctctgtactctgtacacgTGCATCAGATGGATGCtttatatctatctatgtACGACTCAGGGTTGCACCAAGACTTCACTGAAACATTGGCAGGACAGTTAACTCAACCGTTAgaatctactccgtaccagGCCACGAATCCATAA
- a CDS encoding biotin--[acetyl-CoA-carboxylase] ligase BPL1: MTATTPNLTGKKLNVLVYSGSLTQSAWRSTSLTSSPPSPGNGSTVESVRHCLYTLRRLLAPHYAVIPVTADMLIKEPWTLTCALLVIPGGADLGYCRSLNGTGNRRIEQFVKRGGAYLGFCAGGYYGSKRCEFEVGDKTMEVVGDRELAFFPGICRGGAFPGFVYHSEVGARAADLKVSKDVLQDGVVPEGFKCYYNGGGVFVDAPLYADRGVEVLASYTEELNVDPGAGAAAVVYCKVGEGAAILTGPHPEFAAANLDKKAGGEEYAKVVDALAADDKARTDFLRACLSKLGLQVTQNTTTVPSLSSLHLSSQNPADTSRIRSSLQEVMGAEGDGEFIKDENDTFRLEKPGTWNMSSLEESLPRSEQGASEGIVDYNAIIKPLVIHDELPPSKATPYFNHHAFYANLEQYQSQMREGTGCFGSSIMYGEVVTSTNTILEKNPKLLRKLPHGFTATATTQVAGRGRGSNVWVSPAGALIFSTVVRHPVEKIQSAPVVFLQYLAAMAVVRGIKSYDVGFENMPVKLKWPNDVYALDPENPDKKHYTKICGILINSLFSSNEYIAVVGIGINATNASPTTSLNALASRFVSNKSAPITLEKLLARCLTTFEELYTRFLRTGFDREFETIYYDDWLHMHQVVTLEEEGGARARIKGITRDYGLLLAEELGWDDRPTGRVWQLQSDSNSFDFFRGLVKRKV, translated from the exons ATGACCGCAACCACGCCCAACCTCACTGGCAAGAAACTCAACGTTCTAGTCTACTCCGGTTCGCTCACCCAATCCGCATGGAGATCAACTAGTCTAACCAgttctcctccctctccagGTAATGGTAGCACCGTCGAATCCGTCCGACACTGCCTGTACaccctccgccgcctcctcgcCCCGCACTATGCCGTGATCCCCGTGACCGCCGACATGCTCATCAAGGAGCCATGGACGCTAACTTGCGCCTTGCTGGTGATACCCGGAGGAGCTGATCTGGGGTACTGTCGGTCTCTCAATGGCACGGGCAACCGCCGCATCGAGCAGTTTGTCAAGCGCGGTGGCGCATACCTCGGTTTCTGCGCGGGGGGCTACTACGGCTCCAAGCGATGCGAGTTCGAGGTCGGCGATAAGACGATGGAGGTGGTCGGGGATCGGGAACTGGCATTTTTTCCCGGGATATGCCGCGGCGGTGCGTTTCCGGGGTTTGTGTATCACAGCGAGGTGGGCGCGCGCGCGGCCGACCTCAAGGTCTCCAAGGACGTACTGCAAGACGGTGTGGTGCCGGAGGGGTTCAAGTGCTATTACAACGGGGGTGGTGTCTTTGTTGATGCGCCACTGTATGCCGATAGAGGCGTGGAAGTTTTGGCCAGCTACACGGAGGAATTGAATGTTGATCCTGGCGCCGGTGCGGCGGCTGTCGTCTACTGTAAGGTGGGCGAGGGAGCGGCCATTTTGACTGGACCGCATCCAGA GTTCGCAGCGGCAAACCTGGACAAAAAGGCTGGGGGTGAGGAATATGCCAAAGTGGTGGATGCGCTGGCAGCAGACGATAAAGCTCGCACCGACTTCTTGAGGGCATGTTTATCCAAGCTGGGCCTGCAGGTCACTCAAAATACCACGACGGTGCCATCACTTTCGTCGTTGCACCTGTCGTCTCAGAATCCGGCTGATACATCCCGGATCCGATCGTCGTTGCAAGAGGTGATGGGCGCCGAGGGGGATGGAGAATTCATCAAAGATGAAAATGATACGTTTCGTCTCGAGAAACCTGGAACTTGGAATATGAGTTCGTTAGAGGAGTCCCTGCCTCGGTCTGAACAGGGTGCTAGCGAGGGTATTGTCGATTACAACGCAATCATCAAGCCTTTGGTGATCCACGACGAGCTTCCACCCTCAAAAGCAACTCCTTATTTCAATCACCATGCATTCTACGCCAATCTGGAACAGTACCAGTCACAGATGCGGGAGGGTACTGGCTGTTTTGGTTCGAGCATCATGTATGGCGAGGTGGTCACTAGTACAAATACAATTCTGGAAAA GAACCCCAAATTACTCCGTAAACTGCCGCATGGATTCACAGCGACAGCAACCACCCAGGTTGCGggccgaggccgaggctCCAATGTCTGGGTTTCTCCAGCAGGGGCGCTGATCTTTTCAACAGTCGTAAGGCACCCGGTCGAAAAGATCCAGTCTGCCCCGGTGGTTTTCCTTCAGTATCTGGCGGCAATGGCGGTCGTTCGGGGCATCAAGAGCTACGACGTAGGCTTTGAGAACATGCCGGTCAAGCTCAAATGGCCCAATGACGTTT ATGCTTTGGACCCCGAAAACCCGGACAAAAAGCACTATACCAAGATCTGCGGAATCCTCATCAACtcgctcttctcctcgaacgAATACATTGCCGTCGTGGGAATCGGCATCAACGCCACGAACGCCTCTCCAACTACCTCGCTCAATGCACTAGCCTCTCGCTTTGTCTCCAACAAATCCGCTCCAATCACACTCGAGAAACTTCTTGCCCGGTGCCTCACCACGTTCGAGGAGCTGTACACCCGCTTCCTGCGGACCGGCTTTGACCGGGAGTTTGAGACCATATACTACGACGACTGGCTGCACATGCACCAGGTCGTCACAttagaggaagaaggcggagcGCGAGCTCGGATCAAGGGTATCACTCGGGATTATGGGTTgctgctggcggaggagttgGGGTGGGACGATCGACCTACGGGACGAGTGTGGCAGTTGCAGAGTGACAGCAACAGCTTTGATTTCTTCCGAGGATTGGTCAAGAGGAAGGTATAG
- a CDS encoding serine/threonine protein kinase encodes MSGRPGLTEKRLSAHRFQPLPDYSNDTMMASPHDVTIDIPLTNVPSRTPTGARRGSAHTATSPAAYHPPLDDVHTNTSEKAGLVAGTGPGRRKRTVDDSTGRSLEDPEDGTLTRMGKIYQAILNFSIVTRYIIYVTPIALLIAIPIIVGATVAEDARIGGVTLPWFFAWIEVVWLSLWICKIIAHFLPYLFQFLCGIVSPGTRKYALILRALELPIATVFWTIVSLVTFLPVMTYNPEKKRTGDTSTKPWEKSVKNILFALFVCSLILLAEKFLVQLISISYHRKQFDLKIKESKRNIELIGQLYDASRNMFPMYCKEFREEDLIISDSLLTAATAKGPIHSRSSSSMPLRLIRNVGHNVGRFGDRVTAAFGGVAHEITGKEVFNPTSVRGIVTQALERRKAAEALARRIWMSFVIEGRDALYPDDIAEVLGAGKEMIAEECFHMLDRDGNGDISLDEMVMVVGEIGRNRKALNNSMYDVDQAIHVLDNLLLTVAGIIAVLVFISFVTSGFGTVIAAGATSLLSLSFVFATTAQEVLGSCIFLFVKHPFDIGDRVEISDKDYIVERISLLYTVFKSVTDQRVTQVPNVVLNTLWVDNFTRSNAMHETLKIPVSFDTTFADIQLLRDEMERFVRDKENYRDFQPDVDLDVVGVGDMDKLELTVSIRHKSNWANESIRAMRRSKFMCALVSAVRKIPIRAPGAAAEDAAGDSENKDDKDDTNDKPHKPDADNAEQNNITRTASGRQRAAAAGTTADAAAQEQARSTGFSASQSSGTLQRRGGSSSTDSGYLERSASRTANEVDNYQTPAASPNQNRQLSVNYGNLGREPSTGRRRAGASTTDQQVAQPSPTAGGVPIIAEPVPPLPRQQPPAAPASQGIPSEYPSYPSMSNYEGSLYGSHSQETAYDPEQALELPSVTEHSESDPCRRFPGSPGVQQRYPDDHSRNWNQSRPPYGGQ; translated from the coding sequence ATGTCCGGTCGACCTGGACTCACGGAGAAGCGTTTGTCGGCCCATCGCTTTCAACCGCTTCCGGATTACTCAAATGATACCATGATGGCCAGTCCACACGACGTGACGATTGATATTCCCCTGACCAATGTCCCCAGTCGCACTCCGACGGGGGCGCGGAGGGGGAGTGCACACACGGCCACTTCTCCAGCGGCCTACCACCCTCCCCTTGACGATGTTCACACCAACACCAGCGAGAAGGCTGGTTTGGTCGCCGGTACTGGTCCTGGCCGTCGCAAGAGAACCGTTGACGACTCGACCGGCCGTTCGCTCGAGGATCCCGAAGATGGCACTCTTACGCGGATGGGGAAGATTTACCAGGCCATCCTCAACTTCTCCATCGTTACCAGGTACATTATCTATGTCACCCCGATCGCGCTCTTGATTGCGATCCCAATCATTGTGGGCGCCACGGTTGCGGAAGATGCGAGAATTGGCGGCGTGACACTGCCTTGGTTCTTTGCCTGGATTGAGGTGGTCTGGTTGAGTTTGTGGATCTGCAAAATCATCGCTCATTTCCTGCCATACCTGTTTCAGTTCCTCTGTGGAATTGTCAGCCCGGGCACTCGCAAGTATGCTCTCATCCTGCGCGCACTGGAACTGCCCATCGCGACGGTCTTCTGGACCATTGTCTCGTTGGTCACTTTCCTTCCGGTCATGACCTATAAccccgagaagaagcggacCGGCGATACTTCCACCAAGCCATGGGAAAAGTCCGTCAAGAATATCCTGTTCGCTTTGTTTGTCTGTAGCTTGATTCTGTTGGCGGAGAAATTCCTGGTCCagctcatctccatcagctACCACCGAAAGCAATTCGActtgaagatcaaggagtcGAAGCGGAACATTGAACTGATCGGTCAGCTGTACGACGCCTCCCGCAACATGTTCCCCATGTACTGCAAGGAGTTCCGGGAGGAGGATCTGATCATTTCCGATTCGCTCTTGACTGCAGCCACCGCGAAGGGACCCATCCACTCccgctccagctcctcgatgCCCCTCAGGCTGATTCGCAATGTCGGCCATAACGTGGGTCGATTTGGTGACCGAGTTACCGCCGCTTTTGGTGGGGTCGCCCACGAGATCACCGGCAAGGAAGTGTTTAACCCCACCTCCGTGCGCGGTATTGTCACCCAGGCCCTGGAGCGCCGAAAGGCCGCCGAAGCTTTGGCGCGCCGAATCTGGATGTCTTTTGTCATTGAGGGCAGGGATGCCCTATACCCGGACGACATCGCCGAGGTCTTGGGAGCCGGCAAAGAGATGATCGCGGAGGAATGTTTCCATATGCTCGATCGCGACGGCAACGGTGATATCAGCCTGGACgagatggtgatggttgTTGGGGAGATTGGTCGCAACCGAAAGGCCCTCAACAACAGCATGTACGATGTCGACCAGGCCATCCATGTCTTGGACAACCTGCTGCTGACCGTTGCCGGTATTATCGCGGTGCTGGTTTTCATTTCGTTTGTGACCAGCGGTTTCGGCACCGTCATCGCTGCTGGCGCTacttcccttctctctctcagtTTCGTATTCGCGACGACCGCCCAGGAAGTCCTGGGCTCGTGCATCTTCCTGTTCGTCAAGCATCCCTTTGATATCGGTGACCGCGTCGAGATTAGCGACAAGGATTACATCGTCGAGCGCATTTCGCTGCTGTACACCGTCTTCAAGTCGGTGACGGATCAGCGCGTGACTCAGGTGCCCAACGTTGTCCTCAACACTCTCTGGGTTGACAACTTCACGCGTTCCAACGCCATGCATGAAACACTCAAGATTCCCGTCAGCTTCGACACTACATTTGCCgacatccagctcctccgcgaTGAGATGGAAAGATTCGTCCGTGACAAGGAGAATTACCGTGACTTCCAGCCGGATGTCGACCTGGACGTGGTCGGGGTCGGCGACATGGACAAGCTGGAGCTGACCGTCAGCATCCGCCATAAATCCAACTGGGCTAACGAGTCGATCCGTGCCATGCGTCGGTCCAAATTCATGTGTGCCTTGGTCAGCGCCGTGCGCAAGATTCCCATCCGCGCTCCTGGTGCTGCTGCGGAAGACGCCGCCGGCGACAGCGAGAACAAGGACGACAAGGACGACACCAATGACAAGCCTCACAAGCCTGACGCCGATAACGCAGAGCAGAACAACATCACGCGGACCGCCTCCGGCCGGCAGCGCGCAGCAGCGGCCGGGACGACCGCGGATGCAGCCGCCCAGGAACAGGCTCGATCAACCGGCTTCAGCGCCAGCCAGTCATCCGGCACGCTACAACGCCGCGGCGGCTCTTCATCCACCGACTCGGGCTACTTGGAACGCTCCGCCAGTCGCACCGCGAACGAAGTGGACAACTACCAGACCCCCGCCGCCTCGCCCAACCAGAACCGCCAACTCAGCGTCAACTACGGCAATCTCGGCCGTGAACCGTCCACCGGCCGCCGCAGGGCAGGTGCCAGCACCACCGACCAGCAAGTTGCCCAGCCGTCCCCCACCGCAGGCGGAGTCCCCATCATCGCAGAGCCCGTGccccctcttcctcgccagcAGCCGCCGGCAGCCCCTGCATCACAGGGGATCCCCTCGGAGTACCCCTCGTATCCCAGCATGTCCAACTACGAAGGTAGTCTCTACGGATCTCATAGCCAGGAGACGGCGTACGATCCGGAGCAGGCGCTCGAGCTCCCGTCGGTGACAGAGCACTCCGAGTCTGACCCTTGCCGAAGGTTCCCGGGTTCGCCGGGGGTGCAACAGCGCTACCCCGATGACCATTCCAGGAACTGGAATCAGTCTCGGCCGCCCTACGGAGGCCAATAA
- a CDS encoding putative mitochondrial genome maintenance protein Mgm101: MVSSHMRRSLRLVESTTFTKVPSRLTSRSTSQHILSLTRSITTTSSYKAITTNNSNNPATRTAPKPPIVSTPTLPAKPSTASTSTAPAPTTDDRAARILAPTPTHQTTSNISKTGLADAPLSPDSPPEEKIDWTRSFHGLSAAPFPKEVADILLAEVDPEEVEIKPDGILYLPEIKYRRILNRAFGPGGWGLVPRSESIVTPRTVTREYALVCNGRLVSVARGEQDYFTPDGIPTATEGCRSNALVRCCKDLGIASELWDPRWIRKFKAQYTREVFVEHVVNKKRTKIWVRKDDQVSYPWKETGTK; the protein is encoded by the exons ATGGTTTCATCGCATATGCGCCGCTCTCTGCGGCTAGTAGAGTCTACAACCTTTACAAAAGTTCCATCTAGACTGACCTCCCGATCCACCAGCCAGCACATCCTCTCCCTCACCAGATCAATCACCACCACCTCGTCCTACAAAGCCATCAccaccaacaacagcaacaacccaGCAACCCGGACAGCTCCCAAGCCTCCTATTGTCTCCACGCCCACCCTACCAGCAAAACCATCCAccgcctccacctccactgCGCCCGCACCCACAACCGACGACCGCGCCGCCCGTATCCTCGCTCCAACACCCACCCACCAAACTACAAGCAACATCTCCAAAACCGGCCTCGCCGACGCCCCTCTCTCGCCGGACTCGCCCCCTGAAGAAAAAATCGACTGGACGCGCTCCTTCCACGGGCTCTCCGCCGCGCCATTCCCCAAGGAAGTAGCCGATATCCTCCTCGCGGAAGTCGACCCCGAAGAAGTCGAGATCAAGCCCGATGGCATCCTGTACCTCCCCGAGATCAAGTACCGGCGGATCTTGAACCGGGCGTTTGGGCCAGGGGGTTGGGGCCTCGTGCCGCGGAGCGAGAGTATTGTTACGCCGCGTACGGTGACGAGGGAGTATGCTTTGGTTTGTAATGGGCG GTTAGTGTCTGTCGCGCGGGGCGAGCAGGATTACTTCACGCCGGATGGGATCCCGACAGCAACGGAAGGGTGTCGGTCTAATGCGCTGGTGCGCTGCTGCAAGGATCTGGGGATTGCGAGCGAGCTGTGGGATCCGCGGTGGATTCGCAAGTTCAAGGCGCAGTATACGCGGGAGGTGTTTGTCGAGCATGTTGTGAACAAGAAGCGGACCAAGATCTGGGTACGCAAGGATGATCAGGTGTCGTATCCGTGGAAGGAGACTGGGACTAAGTAG
- a CDS encoding cytochrome P450 has translation MGLPLLTIAAVAVALRLLWTLAARWQHAQNARRLGCGSIPLYPSDPLGISVLKETLAADKAKKLLPLVERRVALMSDREGRYVTTFRFRQMGRENYFTTDPKNIQAILATQFKDFELGAPRRQALHPLLGAGIFSSDGEEWFHARGLLRPQFTRDQISDLDLEERHVQKAMQAMPVVNGKWTDAVDIQSIFFRLTIDSATEFLFGESVESQLSALNGGQTPVDTFPYYFDKSQWYAAQRARFEKLYWIVNNKECRHAQNEVHAYVDRVVHKALKAAREGKLANPNKPSQYVFLHALVSVTQDPIELRSQLLNILLAGRDTTASLLSWTVLMLARHPAEFHKLRQTIVDEFGTYDQPRNITFAALKSCQYLQYCLNETLRLFPVVPGNRRSATRDTTLPRGGGSDGTQPIYIRKGQTVVYNVHILHRRKDIWGPDAEEFKPSRWVDRKVGWDYVPFNGGPRICIGQQFALTEAGYVLVRLLQRFDAIEDMQPHLEIRHSLNLTSAPADNVTVRLREAA, from the exons ATGGGTTTGCCGCTTCTGACGATCGCGGCTGTGGCTGTTGCCCTCCGTCTACTGTGGACGCTGGCTGCGAGATGGCAGCACGCGCAAAATGCCCGCCGACTAGGCTGTGGCTCAATCCCTCTTTATCCTAGTGATCCTCTAGGTATCAGTGTTCTCAAAGAGACCTTGGCAGCAGATAAAGCGAAAAAGCTTCTACCTCTGGTTGAGCGCCGAGTCGCGCTCATGAGCGACCGCGAGGGCCGATATGTTACGACCTTCCGGTTCAGGCAAATGGGACGCGAAAATTATTTCACAACGGATCCGAAGAACATCCAAGCCATTCTAGCCACTCAATTCAAGGACTTTGAGCTGGGCGCTCCTCGACGGCAAGCTCTACACCCCCTTCTAGGTGCTGGCATT TTCAGTTCCGATGGCGAGGAATGGTTTCACGCCAGAGGTCTGCTCCGTCCTCAGTTCACCCGTGATCAGATCAGTGATCTTGACCTGGAAGAACGGCATGTGCAGAAAGCAATGCAGGCGATGCCTGTCGTCAACGGAAAGTGGACGGACGCAGTGGACATCCAGTCCATTTTCTTCCGTCTCACCATCGACTCTGCAACCGAATTTCTCTTTGGAGAGAGCGTTGAGAGCCAGCTGTCGGCCTTGAACGGTGGTCAGACTCCCGTGGACACATTCCCCTACTACTTTGACAAGTCGCAATGGTACGCAGCTCAACGGGCTCGCTTCGAGAAACTGTACTGGATTGTGAACAACAAGGAGTGTCGCCACGCGCAGAACGAGGTGCACGCATATGTGGACCGCGTCGTGCACAAAGCGCTCAAAGCCGCCCGCGAAGGCAAGCTCGCGAACCCGAACAAACCGTCCCAATACGTCTTCTTGCACGCTCTGGTTTCTGTGACTCAGGACCCGATCGAGCTGCGCTCGCAGCTGTTGAACATCCTTCTTGCGGGGCGCGATACCACCGCGTCCCTGCTCAGTTGGACAGTGCTGATGCTCGCACGCCACCCGGCAGAGTTCCACAAGCTCCGACagaccatcgtcgacgaaTTCGGGACTTACGACCAACCCCGCAACATCACCTTCGCTGCCCTCAAGTCCTGCCAATACCTGCAATACTGTCTGAACGAGACCCTACGTCTGTTCCCCGTGGTCCCCGGCAACCGCCGCTCCGCGACGAGGGATACCACCCTCCCCCGCGGCGGAGGCAGCGACGGCACCCAGCCCATCTACATACGCAAGGGCCAGACCGTCGTCTACAACGTGCACATCCTGCACCGGCGCAAGGACATCTGGGGGCCTGACGCCGAGGAGTTCAAGCCCAGCCGCTGGGTCGATCGCAAGGTAGGCTGGGATTATGTCCCGTTCAACGGCGGGCCGCGCATCTGCATCGGGCAGCAGTTTGCCCTCACTGAAGCGGGATACGTGCTTGTTCGGTTGCTGCAGCGCTTCGATGCGATTGAGGACATGCAGCCACATCTGGAGATCCGGCATTCTCTGAATCTGACCAGTGCGCCGGCAGATAATGTTACTGTCCGGCTTCGCGAGGCCGCGTAA
- the egl3 gene encoding putative extracellular endoglucanase/cellulase gives MRISSLIMAASAAGLVSALPVREMTKKRSSGFTWVGINESGAEFGSNIPGKLGTDYTWPDTSKIQTLRDAGMNIFRVPFLMERLVPSSITGNLDATYLSDLKKTVEFITGSGAYAVLDPHNYGRYSGSIISSTSDFQEFWKTVASEFASNDKVIFDTNNEYHDMDQTLVLNLNQAAINGIRAAGATTQYIFVEGNHYSGAWTWADNNDNLKGLKDPEDKIVFEMHQYLDSDGSGTSESCVSSTIGQERVESATQWLKDNSLKGFLGEFAGGVNSQCETAVEGLLSYMSENSDVWLGAEWWSAGPMWGNYMYSLEPSTGPAYSSYLPILKNYFVSGTSSSSSSSSSITSSTTSVNNPTTSATTQAQVVNTSSSSPTPSPTSVPAAEAPAPTPTEAAKTSSAASTTPTTAAASTTASACRAPEPADETTLPSATPTTSASASGIAKHWYQCGGINWTGPTTCESGYTCVEQNPYYHQCV, from the exons ATGAGAATCAGCAGCTTGATCATGGCCGCCAGCGCTGCTGGTCTTGTCAGCGCCCTGCCCGTACGCGAGATGACCAAAAAACGCTCTTCTGGATTTACCT GGGTCGGTATCAACGAATCTGGTGCGGAATTTGGTAGCAACATCCCCGGAAAGCTGGGTACCGACTACACATGGCCCGATACCTCCAAGATTCAGACTCTGCGGGATGCGGGTATGAACATCTTCCGGGTCCCATTCTTGATGGAGCGTCTGGTGCCCAGCTCCATTACCGGTAATCTGGATGCCACTTACCTAAGTGACCTGAAGAAG ACCGTCGAGTTCATTACCGGCAGTGGTGCTTATGCCGTTCTTGATCCTCATAACTATGGAAGATA CTCTGGAAGTATCATCTCCTCTACTTCTGATTTCCAGGAATTCTGGAAGACCGTCGCTAGCGAATTTGCCTCCAATGACAAGGTCATCTTCGATACCA ACAATGAATACCACGATATGGACCAGACTCTGGTGCTCAATTTGAACCAGGCCGCCATCAATGGTATCCGTGCTGCCGGTGCCACGACGCAATACATCTTTGTTGAGGGTAACCACTACAGTGGTGCCTGGACCTGGGCTGACAACAATGACAACCTTAAGGGTCTGAAGGATCCTGAGGACAAGATCGTCTTTGAGATGCACCAGTACCTTGATTCGGACGGTTCTGGTACCTCGGAGTCCTGTGTCAGCTCCACTATTGGCCAGGAGCGTGTGGAGTCTGCCACTCAGTGGCTGAAGGACAACAGCCTCAAAGGATTCCTCGGAGAGTTCGCCGGCGGTGTCAACTCCCAGTGCGAGACGGCCGTTGAGGGTCTTCTCTCTTACATGTCCGAGAACAGCGACGTCTGGCTTGGTGCCGAGTGGTGGTCTGCTGGTCCCATGTGGGGAAATTATATGTATAGTCTGGAGCCTAGTACTGGCCCTGCCTACTCAAGCTACCTTCCCATTCTGAAGAATTACTTTGTCAGCGGcacctcctcttcgtcctcgtcgtcttcctccaTCACCAGCTCTACTACTTCTGTGAACAACCCCACCACTTCTGCCACTACTCAGGCTCAGGTTGTCAAcacttcttcctcttcccctaCTCCTTCTCCAACCTCTGTGCCTGCAGCCGAGGCTCCCGCTCCCACGCCTACTGAGGCTGCTAAGACTTCCAGTGCTGCTTCGACCACCCCGACGACCGCCGCTGCTTCGACTACAGCTTCTGCTTGCCGTGCCCCCGAGCCTGCAGACGAAACCACTCTGCCCAGTGCTACTCCAACTACTTCTGCGTCTGCCTCTGGCATCGCCAAGCACTGGTACCAGTGTGGTGGAATCAACTGGACCGGCCCCACAACCTGCGAGAGCGGCTACACCTGTGTTGAGCAGAACCCTTACTACCACCAGTGTGTTTAA
- a CDS encoding NRDE family protein: MCIALISTAHPSYPLIVIDNRDEFLRRPTSPADWWPEPSTNVLGGRDLARATHGTWMGVTKEGKIAVLTNYRETTADEPSGVHSRGLIVNSWLTADPEHKQSTRDFVQGMVASSEIKHVGGFSLVCGYVNEPLAIVSNRSANMDEISWVATEKGQTLGLSNTTFGDRSWPKILDGEKLMNEAINAHVQAGEDEDQLINRLLQVLSRDTLPRLSGDATMDTYLLLLRQSIFVPVIGAQAEKPRAADEVAAARDTDRVPVESQPPHDSLDKSFLQGAYGTQKQTVVLVSANGRVRYFERTLYDNDVNAIPTGKGDRSFEFHVSR; encoded by the exons ATGTGTATCGCATTGATATCCACAGCTCACCCCTCCTATCCTCTGATCGTTATCGATAACAGGGAT GAATTCCTCCGTCGTCCAACATCACCTGCCGACTGGTGGCCGGAACCTAGCACCAACGTTCTTGGAGGCAGAGATCTGGCTCGAGCCACACATGGGACATGGATGGGGGTCACAAAGGAAGGGAAAATAGCTGTGCTGACCAACTATCGGGAGACTACAGCGGATGAGCCTAGTGGGGTACACAGTCGAGGCCTGATTGTCAACAGCTGGCTTACAGCGGACCCCGAGCACAAGCAATCCACCAGGGATTTCGTGCAGGGAATGGTAGCCTCGTCCGAGATCAAACATGTCGGGGGATTCAGCCTGGTTTGTGGTTATGTCAATGAGCCGCTAGCCATCGTATCGAACCGTTCAGCCAATATGGACGAGATCTCTTGGGTTGCCACAGAAAAGGGTCAGACATTGGGACTCAGCAACACAACGTTCGGCGATCGCTCCTGGCCAAAGATCCTCGACggggagaagctgatgaatgAGGCCATCAATGCGCATGTGCAAGCGggtgaagacgaagatcaACTCATAAACCGGCTACTTCAAGTTCTGAGCAGGGATACTCTTCCCAGGCTCTCGGGCGACGCCACTATGGACACCTACCTCCTCCTACTGCGACAAAGCATCTTCGTCCCAGTCATTGGAGCACAGGCAGAGAAACCTAGGGCAGCCGACGAGGTCGCTGCAGCTCGTGATACGGACAGAGTTCCAGTCGAAAGTCAACCGCCGCATGATTCGCTGGACAAGTCATTCTTGCAGGGCGCATACGGAACTCAGAAACAGACGGTGGTGCTCGTAAGTGCGAATGGAAGAGTGAGATACTTTGAACGTACGCTCTATGATAATGATGTAAATGCAATTCCCACCGGCAAAGGGGATAGGTCATTTGAATTCCACGTCAGCCGATAA